A window of the Hymenobacter sp. GOD-10R genome harbors these coding sequences:
- a CDS encoding circadian clock KaiB family protein, which produces MLPSARAPEPEYELELFVAGTTPKSERALRTLRALCEQHLPGRYTLTVVDLYQQPERASQEAILGVPMLLKKRPGLVRRLVGDFSDTERVLKVLNLQ; this is translated from the coding sequence ATGCTGCCTTCTGCTCGCGCGCCGGAACCCGAATACGAACTAGAACTCTTCGTGGCCGGCACTACGCCCAAGTCCGAACGGGCGCTGCGCACGCTTCGGGCGCTCTGCGAGCAGCATTTACCCGGCCGCTATACGTTAACGGTGGTGGACCTCTACCAACAACCCGAGCGCGCCAGTCAGGAAGCCATCTTGGGCGTTCCGATGTTGCTCAAGAAGCGCCCGGGCTTGGTACGACGGCTGGTGGGAGACTTTTCTGATACTGAACGGGTCCT
- a CDS encoding DUF2306 domain-containing protein yields MLYHAILVVHILAGSLGLLLGPFALITKKGGRLHRRGGLCFYYAMLVVAASALFLGVLRDLPFLFAVGIFSGYMNITGYQGLRQKQKGRPNQTGRVERVVSALMGVFSLYFFGYGLYLLLQRDLFGLVFLFFAQSSLRMLWQDWKLFTQRDLQPTTWLQLHITRMVGTCIAAYTAFLVVNSSSRVSLVGWFLPALVGVPILLYWTRKVRAAPSPRVPLSVAS; encoded by the coding sequence ATGCTCTACCACGCGATCTTAGTCGTTCATATCCTGGCCGGTAGTCTCGGACTGCTGCTGGGTCCTTTCGCGTTGATCACGAAAAAAGGCGGGCGTCTGCATCGGCGCGGGGGCCTCTGCTTCTACTATGCCATGCTCGTGGTGGCCGCTTCCGCCCTCTTCTTAGGGGTCTTACGCGACCTACCTTTCCTGTTTGCCGTCGGCATCTTTAGCGGGTACATGAACATCACCGGCTACCAGGGGCTGCGCCAAAAGCAGAAAGGACGTCCCAACCAGACTGGGCGCGTCGAGCGAGTGGTCTCCGCGTTGATGGGCGTCTTTAGTCTCTACTTCTTCGGCTATGGCCTCTACCTGCTGCTGCAGCGCGATCTGTTCGGCTTAGTCTTCCTCTTCTTTGCCCAGAGTTCGTTGCGCATGCTCTGGCAGGATTGGAAGCTATTCACCCAGCGGGACCTACAGCCCACCACGTGGCTGCAGCTCCACATCACACGCATGGTGGGGACGTGTATCGCGGCGTATACGGCTTTTTTGGTGGTCAACAGCTCATCTCGCGTGAGTCTAGTCGGGTGGTTTCTGCCGGCACTCGTGGGCGTGCCGATTCTGCTTTATTGGACCCGCAAAGTCCGGGCGGCTCCATCACCACGTGTTCCTTTGTCCGTTGCTTCCTAA
- a CDS encoding alpha/beta hydrolase-fold protein gives MLLLWSSLPGRAQAQVRGLILDAETKQPVPAVTIRLGSGLATSSGADGSFSLAVPTRPDTIQLARLGYVPQTIAVPPGPLPTYYLHRQQAVLPPVAITARRWIERQIGITSARALVHFTDGTLLPGKPVEIAQLMRVGSAGAALTSVNLLLAATCPDSITVRVRFYRLEGDRPTTLLVEQPLTYQVALQQGWLRLDLTRHHLYLTQDFVVGLTFLLTAKPACPVPVDIKLGGSAKSFARPAGATEWRVPPHHYRLYITAQMPDHAVSAGVNEAENRETPAAARLYSRAVQDSFSLFVQLPKGYAHAAHRHYPLVVLLDGNVYFDQVSEAARHLPRREALILVGVGRPSVLQQDSLRQRDYTYPAALPADSLPLAGGGRQFLAFLEQELLPYLDRTYRIDSTHRTLMGHSLGGYFTLFALVEELNAKRARFSQYVAASPSLYYANQYLLQALAALTPTAPSQPLRVRLTIGSQEMTTTAEGRANQAAFQEALALLSARKLAPLTVEHTVYPGYRHLETAVPTFTMSLQQGKQTQPTEAAAKR, from the coding sequence GTGCTGCTGCTCTGGAGTAGCCTGCCGGGCCGGGCGCAGGCACAAGTGAGGGGCCTCATCCTAGACGCGGAAACCAAACAGCCCGTGCCGGCGGTCACCATTCGCCTTGGCTCCGGCCTGGCAACTAGTTCGGGCGCCGATGGCTCCTTTTCGCTCGCCGTGCCGACGAGGCCCGACACTATACAGCTCGCTCGCCTCGGCTATGTTCCCCAGACCATAGCCGTGCCTCCCGGGCCACTCCCCACCTACTATCTGCACCGGCAACAAGCAGTGCTGCCCCCGGTGGCGATCACCGCCCGCCGCTGGATAGAACGCCAGATCGGCATCACTAGCGCCCGGGCGCTGGTTCATTTCACCGACGGCACCTTGCTCCCAGGCAAGCCCGTGGAGATTGCCCAGTTGATGCGGGTGGGCAGCGCCGGGGCTGCCTTGACTTCCGTTAACCTCCTGCTGGCCGCCACTTGTCCGGACAGTATTACCGTAAGGGTACGGTTCTACCGGCTGGAAGGGGACCGACCAACCACCTTACTGGTCGAGCAGCCGCTGACCTATCAGGTAGCCCTGCAGCAGGGATGGCTGCGGCTCGACCTCACGCGCCACCACTTGTACTTAACCCAGGACTTTGTCGTGGGGCTCACCTTTTTGCTCACTGCCAAGCCCGCATGCCCCGTGCCCGTTGACATCAAGCTAGGCGGTAGCGCCAAAAGCTTTGCGCGGCCCGCTGGCGCGACCGAGTGGCGCGTACCGCCCCATCATTACCGCCTGTATATTACGGCGCAGATGCCGGATCACGCCGTATCTGCCGGCGTGAACGAGGCCGAGAACCGCGAGACGCCCGCCGCCGCGCGTCTGTATTCCAGGGCGGTACAAGATTCCTTCTCGCTGTTTGTACAACTTCCCAAAGGCTACGCGCACGCGGCGCATCGCCACTACCCACTAGTGGTGCTCCTGGACGGCAATGTCTATTTCGATCAGGTCAGCGAGGCGGCGCGTCACCTTCCCCGGCGAGAGGCCCTGATCCTGGTGGGCGTGGGCCGGCCCAGCGTTCTGCAGCAAGACTCCTTGCGCCAGCGGGACTACACCTACCCCGCGGCGCTGCCCGCCGACAGCCTGCCCTTAGCCGGTGGCGGGCGGCAGTTCTTGGCCTTCTTAGAACAGGAATTGCTTCCGTATCTGGACCGCACCTACCGAATCGATTCCACGCATCGTACGCTCATGGGGCACTCCTTGGGCGGGTACTTTACCTTATTTGCGCTGGTCGAGGAACTCAACGCCAAGCGAGCACGCTTCAGCCAGTATGTGGCAGCGAGCCCTTCGCTCTATTATGCCAATCAATATTTGCTGCAAGCATTGGCGGCGCTCACGCCAACCGCCCCATCCCAGCCCTTGCGGGTCCGCCTCACCATTGGGAGCCAAGAGATGACGACGACGGCAGAAGGACGTGCCAACCAGGCCGCTTTTCAGGAAGCGTTGGCCTTGTTATCGGCCCGTAAGCTGGCTCCTCTTACGGTGGAGCACACCGTCTATCCTGGTTATCGTCACTTGGAAACGGCTGTTCCCACCTTTACCATGAGCTTACAGCAGGGAAAACAGACTCAGCCAACCGAAGCAGCAGCGAAGAGATAA
- a CDS encoding acyl-CoA desaturase: protein MATKLHFTNTTQSAFYATVRQRTDAYFTTRSLSRHANSAMWRKTIGLLLSFAGLYLLILLGSFNGWGLLGLAALLGACSALIGFNICHDAIHGAFSANKRVNHAFSLLFHLIGANPYVWNLTHNVVHHTYTNIAGHDEDLEVAPGLIRLSAEEPQHPWHRYQQWYAFPLYGLASLSWVLRKDYVKFFQRTIGQYAPPAHPRKEYWNLFGYKALYYLLFLVVPYLVLPLTWWQLLVGFLTLHLVMGLVLGLVFQLAHVVEGTVFPVPDETGDLQEAWAIHQLRTTANFAPRSLLAGFLCGGLNRQIEHHLFPRVCHIHYPALSRIVKQTAHEFALPYLENTSFWSALRSHYRVLYQFGRST, encoded by the coding sequence ATGGCTACCAAACTCCACTTTACCAACACGACCCAGTCCGCCTTTTACGCTACCGTGCGGCAACGGACGGACGCCTATTTTACGACCCGCAGTCTCTCGCGGCACGCCAACAGCGCCATGTGGCGCAAAACGATTGGGTTACTGCTTAGCTTCGCGGGACTGTATCTGCTGATTTTGCTGGGCTCCTTTAACGGGTGGGGCTTGTTGGGGTTGGCGGCCTTGCTTGGGGCGTGTAGTGCGCTGATCGGTTTCAACATCTGCCACGACGCCATTCATGGGGCCTTCTCTGCTAACAAGCGGGTAAACCACGCCTTCAGTTTACTGTTTCACTTAATCGGCGCTAACCCGTACGTCTGGAACCTGACCCACAACGTCGTACACCATACCTATACCAACATTGCCGGCCATGATGAAGACCTGGAAGTAGCCCCGGGCTTGATCCGCTTGTCGGCCGAGGAGCCCCAACACCCCTGGCACCGCTACCAGCAGTGGTATGCCTTCCCCCTCTACGGTCTGGCTTCACTGTCCTGGGTACTGCGCAAAGACTACGTCAAGTTCTTTCAGCGCACCATCGGTCAGTATGCCCCACCTGCCCATCCCCGGAAAGAATATTGGAATCTCTTTGGCTACAAGGCCCTGTACTACCTGCTGTTCTTGGTTGTTCCCTACCTGGTTCTGCCACTCACGTGGTGGCAGCTACTGGTTGGTTTCTTAACGCTGCATCTGGTCATGGGGCTGGTGCTGGGCTTGGTCTTTCAGCTGGCGCACGTGGTAGAAGGCACGGTCTTTCCGGTGCCGGACGAGACGGGGGATTTGCAGGAAGCGTGGGCCATTCATCAGCTGCGCACGACCGCCAACTTTGCACCCCGGAGTTTGTTGGCTGGTTTCCTATGTGGTGGTTTGAATCGCCAGATTGAGCATCATTTGTTTCCCCGCGTGTGTCATATTCACTATCCCGCGTTGTCGCGGATCGTGAAACAAACGGCCCACGAGTTTGCGTTGCCCTACCTGGAAAATACTTCCTTCTGGAGCGCGCTCCGCTCTCACTACCGGGTGCTCTACCAATTCGGCCGGTCCACCTAG
- a CDS encoding HTTM domain-containing protein, whose amino-acid sequence MRNPTPSALLPDGRYHLFLPVLRIGTASFCLVQCWYWWSNLYDLFGDQGWIQWEISKAAATTWSLHLVDFSEVVAPAGFDKNESVVLFFALYSLLAVAVLLGFCTRVSAGLLWVLHVMILNTLSDFIYGVDIFLHIALFYLVIFPVNRYWSLDARLFGQKAKGISDKTYNRIFQLHLCLVYFSSGLEKALHADWWNGNAIWYTLNHADFTTIHVADTLLHYPWLLQLLGIGTLFTELFYSVVMWIPRWRVLLLAFVVMMHLYIGIALGLRIFSVMMILLSVTAWLSDCVNDYQGFSFKPRIVPQQDPLQWANGRLS is encoded by the coding sequence ATGCGGAATCCTACACCCTCAGCCCTGTTACCAGACGGGCGGTACCACCTGTTTTTACCGGTTTTGCGGATCGGCACGGCCTCATTCTGTTTGGTGCAGTGCTGGTACTGGTGGAGTAATCTCTACGATCTCTTCGGCGACCAGGGCTGGATCCAATGGGAGATTTCCAAAGCTGCTGCCACTACCTGGAGCCTGCATCTGGTAGATTTCAGTGAAGTGGTGGCTCCTGCGGGATTCGACAAGAACGAATCGGTGGTGCTCTTTTTTGCGCTATATAGCTTGCTCGCCGTCGCCGTCTTACTTGGCTTTTGTACCCGGGTCAGTGCGGGCTTGTTATGGGTGCTGCACGTGATGATCCTCAATACCCTTTCGGACTTTATCTACGGGGTGGATATCTTCCTGCATATCGCGTTGTTCTACCTGGTTATTTTTCCCGTGAACCGCTACTGGTCGCTGGACGCGCGACTCTTCGGGCAAAAAGCGAAAGGAATCAGTGACAAAACCTACAACAGAATCTTTCAGCTGCACTTGTGTCTGGTGTATTTCTCCTCCGGCCTGGAAAAAGCCTTGCACGCGGACTGGTGGAATGGAAACGCCATCTGGTATACGCTCAACCACGCGGACTTCACCACCATTCACGTGGCGGATACCCTACTGCACTACCCGTGGTTGCTCCAACTGCTGGGCATTGGAACGCTGTTTACGGAGCTCTTCTATTCGGTGGTGATGTGGATTCCGCGCTGGCGCGTGTTGCTGCTTGCCTTTGTTGTTATGATGCATCTCTACATTGGCATTGCGCTGGGATTGCGTATTTTCTCGGTGATGATGATCCTGTTGTCCGTGACCGCTTGGCTGTCGGATTGCGTTAATGATTACCAGGGGTTTTCTTTCAAACCACGCATAGTGCCTCAACAAGATCCTTTGCAATGGGCGAACGGGCGTTTGTCTTAA
- a CDS encoding GNAT family N-acetyltransferase: MQTEQVALRPTEQADLTILFHVQQDPEAMYQAAFTPKDHTDQAAYVAKFTRFLLDPTIHTHTILVGETIVGSMAKYKVAGQAEITYWLDRSCWGKGIATTALTTFLTLEKTRPIFGRVAFDNVGSQRVLEKGGFTRVGTDKGFAHARQTEVEEFIYKLL; the protein is encoded by the coding sequence ATGCAGACAGAACAGGTAGCACTGCGGCCGACGGAGCAAGCGGACCTAACCATTTTGTTTCACGTTCAACAGGACCCCGAGGCGATGTACCAAGCCGCCTTTACGCCCAAAGATCATACGGATCAAGCCGCCTACGTGGCCAAGTTCACCCGGTTTCTGCTGGACCCGACGATCCACACGCACACCATTTTGGTGGGGGAAACCATCGTCGGTAGTATGGCCAAGTATAAAGTGGCGGGCCAAGCGGAAATTACCTATTGGCTTGACCGCTCCTGCTGGGGAAAGGGCATTGCCACGACCGCCTTGACTACCTTTCTGACCCTGGAAAAGACCAGACCTATTTTTGGGCGGGTTGCCTTTGACAATGTCGGCTCACAGAGGGTGCTAGAAAAAGGTGGGTTTACAAGAGTCGGCACGGACAAAGGGTTTGCCCACGCGCGTCAAACGGAGGTAGAAGAGTTTATCTACAAACTACTCTAA